The DNA segment ACTCTTCAATCCAGATGTCCGGTGAGCGGGTGATTACATCGACCGTCAGCTCGCCAATCGGGCCGTTCCAGGTACTGCCTGGTCCCAGCAGGTAGGCCGCCGAGCGGGAGATGCCGTGCGCTCCGTAGGGGCTGCGATAGCTGATAGTGATGCCGGTGTCGCTGTAGCCGGCAAAGGTAATCTGCTTGCGGTGCAGTCCGATCAGACGCAGAAAGCTGTCGTTCAGGGTTTGATCGACTGGCTCATGGGCTGTCGGGATTTTCTCGCCGTCGGTATAGCTGATGCGAAAATCATCCAGCGGCTGGTAGCCGCTGGTGCCAAACTGGAACTCGGGGAAGGCGGTTTCTACTGTTATTTCCTCGCCGCGGTTGCGAAAGATGTACTCGACGGTTACGGCAAATCCGTCATCGAACAGCTCGATGGTCAGCACCTCGGAATGGATAGCAACCTGGGTGTTTTCCACTCCTTCAGTTCTCAGATCTCCCCCGCCGGTCTGGATAAAGGCATCGTTGGCGCCGACCGGCAGCAGCAGGGTACAGATTAACAGTACGGTTAGCAGGCTGATTCTCATGGTGGCAGTGTATGGAATTCCCGTTGCTGGTGCAACAGCTTGATGTGGTATGGATGCGCGAGGGATCGCAGCGGAAACCCCGCAGCTCCGGCAGGCCCGGTGGTGCGGAGGGGACGGAGCGCCGGACCGGGCCGAGGGGCCGGAGCGAGGAGTTGCAGCGGAGAGTCCGGTGCCCGGGGGCTGCCGGCCATGGGGATCCGGGCGAAGGCCCGGCGGGGAGATGCAGCGGCAGCGCTGGCCGCGGCAGCGGCCGTGACAGACTGGCGCCCCCGGGTACGCGCCGGGATTGTTCCCGGGACGCGGCTGCAGGGGTGGCCGGGCGGTGGGGTCTGCCCGCGGATGTGCGCCGGAGGGGTCAGGCGCCCCCGGGCACGCGCCAGCGGGGTCAGGCGCTGGGGGCGGCGGCGTCGCGGATGGCGATGGCCTCGATCTCGATGCCGGCGCCTTTGGGCAGGGCGGCGACGGCGTAGGCGGCGCGGGCGGGGTAGGGCTGCTGGACGTAGCGGGCGTAGACCTCGTTAACGGCGGCGAAGTCGTTGATGTCGGTGAGCAGGATGGTGCATTTGACCAGGTCGCCCCAGGCGAAGCCGGCGCGGGATAGGACGCGGCCGATGTTGTCCAGGGCCTGGGCGGCTTGATCGGCAATGGGGCCGGTAACCAGGCTGCCGGTGTCGAAGTCCAGGGGGATCTGCCCGGAGATATAGAGGGTATCGCCGACCTGGACGCCGGGGGAATAGGGGCCGACGGCGGCGTTTTCTATGGTAATGACTTGTCGCAAGCTCATGGTTTTAGTACTCCTTAGTATATATACTTTAGTGTGAAGCATAGCATGAGAGGGGTTTGTCGTGAAGACGAGATATTCATATGTAATTGTCGGGGCCGGTGCGGCTGGTATGGCGGCGGCGCGGGTAATCCGCGAGAAGGATGCGCAGGCGCCGCTGCTGGTGATCAGCGACGAGGATCGGCTGCCGTATCATCGGACCAAGCTGTCCAAGAATCTGGTCGAGGGGTTTGAGCGTGACGAGTTTGCCCTGGAGGGGGCGGAGTTCTGGAAGCCGGCCGGGGTCGATCTGATGACCGATGTGCAGGTGCTGGGGATCGATAGCGATACGCGTACCCTGGCGTTGTCCGATGGGGGCGAGGTCGGATTCGACAAGCTGCTGCTGGCGACCGGGGGGCGGCCGCGACTGCCCAGGCGCTACGGTATCGATACCGATGAGCTGGTGGTGCTGCGGACGGCTGCCGAGGCCGAGGCGCTGATGACGGCGTGTGAGGGGGCCGAGTCGGCGGTGATTGCCGGTGACGGGGTTCTGGGTGTTGAGCTGGCGGATCAGCTGGCCAGGCGCGGGCTGCGGGTGGTGCTGGGTAC comes from the Spirochaeta africana DSM 8902 genome and includes:
- a CDS encoding Rid family detoxifying hydrolase, yielding MSLRQVITIENAAVGPYSPGVQVGDTLYISGQIPLDFDTGSLVTGPIADQAAQALDNIGRVLSRAGFAWGDLVKCTILLTDINDFAAVNEVYARYVQQPYPARAAYAVAALPKGAGIEIEAIAIRDAAAPSA
- a CDS encoding YARHG domain-containing protein translates to MRISLLTVLLICTLLLPVGANDAFIQTGGGDLRTEGVENTQVAIHSEVLTIELFDDGFAVTVEYIFRNRGEEITVETAFPEFQFGTSGYQPLDDFRISYTDGEKIPTAHEPVDQTLNDSFLRLIGLHRKQITFAGYSDTGITISYRSPYGAHGISRSAAYLLGPGSTWNGPIGELTVDVITRSPDIWIEEFPLRDLPEPDYQRTGNTSHRFYWRNLDLAGDEMFYLAVATLPPFLQTMFGEEMAIQEFMNNELRQERYHYLTREQLRLVRNYIFARHGYSFQSPDLRAYFADRDWYQADPDFSFDDLTDLQRRNARILQHMEDQLDDLP